The following coding sequences are from one Culex quinquefasciatus strain JHB chromosome 1, VPISU_Cqui_1.0_pri_paternal, whole genome shotgun sequence window:
- the LOC6039063 gene encoding LOW QUALITY PROTEIN: katanin p80 WD40 repeat-containing subunit B1 (The sequence of the model RefSeq protein was modified relative to this genomic sequence to represent the inferred CDS: inserted 3 bases in 2 codons) yields MALAAAAASRKTPSKIYDITAHNSKVTCLDIGETGRVLVTGGQDRNVNLWTFGSKECFMTLTGHNAPVDCVKFAYSDDFVYSADDTGVIKRWDLNSDTECTTFFGHMKTVRTLDFHPYSEYVVSGSHDTSIRLWDVRQNVCIKRYRGHISHVNSVKFSPDGLWIASAGTEGCVIIWDIRMSKQFMEFTERESPAICVQYHPSDLLMAAGRNDGSVDLYDLEKKQLVSRADKTHSKGHAVKCIAFDEGGSCLFGGTAAGISVIGWEPDQEYDHVDSTWTMLGDMITAGKKLICGTYENRNVAIHALNLNMVKPFYNPQNQPFNHHQSSRKSFSRGSGKVRLSIGDRGLSGDSMEGNSNGGMSPNLSIEMIDEEDVTILVEQKAFDFSHSNGSGTGSFESYASPTPSSIPVATVSGPPSGPXSNSNYLVKEEMKMYNISTSTGYSSDLDYYPCKNTASDAEKEDFPVKSAQPPDYAPKLTTSGNTTTNASSGNTSSTSHSTTAATTTKSSTLVRQKTDSISHSTMAQRRTSQPNIAANRNSTIGSNLARRISTSRSTLELNKLANEEQVTFKKPISRGSSPIRNNTALSSKIRKSESTAQINNMKNTSRYSSSSSNSQHNANVKVEIVTKPVRSKTSLDMRQRNHNNNGDGHSTSATMSRAGIIQHNSNGNGNMSMMGGGVGGGAPHNHSLSHIGITDGGGGGGGMGRDSLLMPPPSVPPPSSIPTAVHHQIPIIRFPSHDGDGGGGGGTRLGMTSNEEFEIQLLMNEHDSVFQALCNRTALLTAIRNYTQTGDVSTALKVAVRMNDQHILVDLLGAILEKSSQFTLDMCVLLLPKXYDLLQSEYKFHCTRACDTLRVILTTFLEVIRSNTDPWGSCTLGVDVSREERVSKCVECKAWLLRIRTLPENPKIGTNLQQLQNMMVDL; encoded by the exons ATGGccttagcagcagcagcagccagcagAAAGACTCCATCGAAAATCT ATGATATTACGGCACACAACAGCAAGGTGACATGTTTGGACATTGGAGAAACCGGACGAGTGCTGGTCACCGGAGGACAGGACCGGAACGTGAACCTGTGGACCTTTGGCAGCAAGGAATGTTTTATG ACCCTGACCGGCCACAACGCCCCGGTGGACTGCGTTAAGTTTGCCTACTCGGACGACTTTGTCTACTCGGCGGACGACACGGGCGTGATCAAGCGATGGGACCTCAACTCGGATACGGAGTGCACCACCTTCTTTGGCCACATGAAAACGGTTCGCACGCTGGACTTTCACCCGTACAGCGAGTACGTCGTTTCGGGCAGTCACGACACCTCGATCCGGCTGTGGGATGTGCGGCAGAACGTGTGCATCAAGCGGTATCGGGGCCACATTTCGCATGTCAATTCGGTCAAGTTTTCCCCGGATGGGTTGTGGATCGCTTCGGCTGGCACGGAGGGATGCGTCATCATTTGGGACATTCGCATGAGCAAGCAGTTCATGGAGTTCACAGAGCGGGAATCGCCGGCGATTTGTGTTCAGTACCATCCGTCGGATCTGCTGATGGCCGCTGGACGGAACGATGGCAGTGTGGATTTGTACGATCTGGAGAAGAAGCAGCTGGTGTCGCGAGCGGACAAAACACACTCGAAAGGACACGCGGTGAAGTGCATTGCGTTTGACGAGGGCGGTTCATGTCTGTTTGGTGGGACGGCGGCGGGAATTTCTGTGATTGGTTGGGAACCGGACCAGGAGTATGACCATGTGGACTCGACGTGGACGATGCTGGGCGACATGATCACTGCCGGAAAGAAGCTGATTTGTGGAACTTATGAAAATAGGAACGTTGCGATCCATGCGTTGAATTTGAACATGGTGAAGCCGTTCTACAATCCCCAGAATCAGCCGTTTAACCACCATCAGAGCTCTAGGAAAAGTTTCAGCAGAGGAAGTGGCAAGGTTCGGTTATCGATTGGCGATCGAGGGCTCTCCGGTGACAGTATGGAGGGAAATTCCAACGGCGGAATGTCTCCCAACCTGAGCATCGAGATGATCGACGAAGAAGACGTTACGATTTTGGTCGAGCAGAAGGCATTTGATTTTAGCCATAGCAACGGAAGTGGTACGGGAAGCTTCGAGTCGTACGCGTCGCCTACTCCATCGTCTATCCCGGTGGCCACGGTCTCCGGACCGCCCTCGGGCCC CTCCAACAGCAACTATCTTGTAAAGGAAGAGATGAAAATGTACAACATCAGCACGTCAACTGGATATTCGAGCGATCTTGACTACTACCCGTGCAAGAACACCGCTTCGGACGCGGAAAAGGAAGACTTTCCCGTCAAAAGCGCTCAACCTCCGGATTACGCTCCCAAATTGACCACCTCGGGGAACACGACGACCAACGCCAGCAGCGGAAACACCAGCAGTACCTCCCACTCCACGACggcagcgacgacgacgaaaagCAGCACGCTGGTACGGCAAAAGACGGACTCTATCAGTCACAGCACCATGGCGCAACGGAGAACTTCACAGCCAAACATCGCCGCCAACCGGAACTCGACCATCGGCAGTAATCTGGCCAGGAGGATTTCGACCTCGAGGAGCACGCTAGAGCTGAACAAGCTGGCCAATGAGGAGCAG GTAACCTTCAAGAAGCCCATCAGCCGAGGCAGCTCTCCGATCCGGAACAACACCGCCCTCAGCAGCAAGATCCGCAAGAGCGAAAGTACAGCACAAATCAACAACATGAAAAACACCAGCCgatacagcagcagcagcagcaatagtCAACACAATGCCAACGTAAAGGTGGAGATTGTCACAAAACCGGTCCGCTCCAAGACGTCGCTGGACATGCGCCAACGGAACCACAACAACAACGGCGACGGCCACAGCACCAGTGCCACCATGAGCCGGGCCGGAATCATCCAACACAACAGCAACGGCAATGGAAACATGAGCATGATGGGCGGAGGAGTAGGAGGAGGCGCACCACACAATCACAGCCTGTCCCACATCGGAATAACCgacggaggaggaggaggagggggaaTGGGCCGTGACTCGCTGCTGATGCCACCACCGTCGGTTCCCCCGCCGTCGTCGATTCCCACGGCAGTGCATCACCAGATTCCGATCATCCGGTTTCCTTCGCATGACGGAGACGGAGGTGGTGGCGGTGGTACGAGACTGGGAATGACCTCCAACGAAGAGTTTGAAATTCAGCTGCTGATGAACGAACACGACAGCGTGTTTCAGGCGCTGTGTAACCGGACGGCGCTGCTGACGGCGATCCGAAACTACACGCAAACTGGGGACGTGAGCACCGCGCTCAAGGTCGCCGTCCGCATGAACGACCAGCACATCTTGGTTGACCTGCTAGGAGCGATTCTGGAAAAATC GTCACAATTCACGCTGGATATGTGCGTACTGTTGCTGCCAA TATACGATCTGCTGCAGAGCGAATACAAATT
- the LOC6039062 gene encoding serine--tRNA ligase, mitochondrial: MLAFKTLSVLKSFHLEQKLLTYARFVHHKFHLVKPSYNTDYLLNPANIPEIQHNIEHRKGVGNIQLVHELNNRLRSLPANASEAEKSQLNDQLQAELRKIPNRTHPGVLQHGADPKVVRYYNEKPSLGEGAKVFEFSEMTKKMNIFRMEKLGNFTGHKSYYLTGELAELEQALIRYALSKLLARNFHLITVPDILPARIIESCGMSTHGERNQVYKLNYPHETLCLSGTSEMALAGYFAGTVTEESRLPLKLTAVSRCFRAETSALHEEKGIYRVHQFTKVEMFSVCRPDQSEAMLEEFRDIEVDLFDALGVHFQLLDMPACELGAPAYRKYDIEAWMPGRGMYGEISSCSDCTDYQARRLGIQYRSGSDNSQLNYAHTVNGTACAIPRMLIALLENFQNKDYTITIPEPLRPFMRGKDKISRKKVLPELKLTKRLAQEEIC, from the exons ATGTTAGCATTTAAAACTTTATCCGTTCTGAAATCATTCCACTTGGAGCAAAAACTACTCACCTACGCCCGTTTCGTGCATCACAAGTTTCACCTGGTAAAACCGAGCTATAACACCGATTACCTGCTGAATCCGGCCAACATACCGGAAATCCAGCACAACATCGAGCACCGCAAAGGAGTCGGAAACATTCAACTGGTCCATGAGTTAAACAATAGACTGCGTTCGCTTCCTGCCAATGCAAGTGAGGCAGAAAAATCCCAACTAAATGATCAACTTCAGGCGGAGTTGAGAAAAATTCCCAACCGAACCCATCCGGGCGTGCTGCAGCACGGTGCGGATCCCAAAGTGGTGCGGTACTACAACGAGAAGCCGTCGCTTGGCGAGGGGGCAAAGGTATTTGAGTTTTCCGAGATGACCAAAAAAATGAACATCTTTCGGATGGAAAAGCTGGGCAACTTTACCGGCCACAAGTCGTACTATCTAACGGGCGAGTTGGCCGAGCTA GAGCAAGCCCTCATCCGGTACGCGCTCTCAAAACTCCTGGCACGCAACTTCCACCTAATCACCGTGCCGGACATCCTGCCGGCTCGCATAATCGAAAGCTGTGGCATGAGCACCCACGGCGAACGCAACCAGGTGTACAAACTCAACTACCCGCACGAAACGCTCTGCCTGTCGGGCACTTCCGAGATGGCTCTGGCGGGATACTTTGCTGGAACTGTTACGGAGGAGTCGCGACTGCCGCTCAAGCTGACCGCCGTCAGTCGTTGCTTCCGGGCGGAAACTTCGGCGCTGCACGAGGAGAAAGGCATCTACCGGGTGCATCAGTTCACCAAGGTTGAGATGTTCTCCGTGTGCCGGCCCGACCAGTCGGAGGCGATGCTGGAGGAGTTTCGGGACATCGAGGTGGATCTGTTTGACGCGCTGGGCGTTCACTTCCAGCTGTTGGACATGCCCGCGTGCGAGTTGGGTGCGCCTGCTTACCGGAAGTATGACATCGAGGCGTGGATGCCGGGCAGGGGGATGTACGGGGAAATTTCTAGCTGTAGCGACTGTACGGATTATCAGGCGAGGAGATTGG GAATTCAATATCGCTCCGGAAGCGACAACAGTCAGCTAAACTATGCTCACACGGTCAACGGAACGGCGTGCGCAATCCCACGAATGTTAATTGCCCTGTTGGAGAACTTCCAAAACAAAGACTACACCATAACGATTCCGGAACCGTTGCGACCTTTCATGCGAGGGAAGGACAAAATCAGCCGAAAGAAAGTGTTGCCCGAACTTAAGCTAACCAAACGATTGGCTCAGGAGGAAATTTGTTAA